One genomic region from Penaeus monodon isolate SGIC_2016 chromosome 24, NSTDA_Pmon_1, whole genome shotgun sequence encodes:
- the LOC119588541 gene encoding glutamine synthetase-like gives MAQLTNKTVLDRYLKLDIPDNKCQAMYVWVDGTGENLRSKTRTLNFIPKSPSELPIWNFDGSSTGQAEGSNSDVYLHPVALYRDPFRLGDNKLVLCETYKYNKKPTDTNRRWQCLEVMQKAVDQHPWFGMEQEYTLLDFDMHPLGWPKNGYPGPQGPYYCGVGASKVYGRDVVEAHYRACLYTGINISGTNAEVMPAQWEFQVGPCEGITMGDDLWMARYLLHRVAEDFGVTVSLDPKPIPGDWNGAGMHTNFSTAAMREPNGITAIETAIEKLGKVHSEHIRAYDPHGGKDNERRLTGLHETSSIHDFSAGVANRGASIRIPRGVAEEKTGYLEDRRPSSNADPYVVSERLVRTICLDES, from the exons ATGGCACAGCTTACGAACAAAACGGTGTTGGACCGTTATCTGAAGCTTGATATCCCGGACAATAAATGCCAAGCTATGTACGTGTGGGTGGACGGGACCGGGGAGAACCTGCGCTCCAAGACCAGAACCCTCAACTTCATCCCCAAAAGTCCTAGTG agCTCCCCATTTGGAACTTCGATGGGTCTTCTACTGGCCAGGCCGAAGGCAGCAACAGCGACGTGTACCTGCACCCGGTGGCCCTCTACAGAGATCCTTTCAGACTGGGCGACAACAAACTAGTTCTCTGTGAGACCTACAAGTACAACAAGAAACCCACTGACACCAACAGGCGATGGCAGTGCCTAGAGGTCATGCAGAAGGCAGTTGACCAGCACCCCTGGTTCGGCATGGAGCAGGAATACACGCTACTTGATTTCGATATGCACCCCCTGGGTTGGCCCAAGAACGGCTACCCGGGGCCTCAGGGACCCTACTACTGCGGCGTAGGAGCCAGCAAGGTTTATGGGCGCGACGTGGTGGAGGCCCACTACAGAGCCTGCCTCTACACGGGCATCAACATCTCAGGAACCAACGCGGAGGTCATGCCCGCCCAGTGGGAGTTCCAGGTGGGTCCCTGTGAAGGCATCACGATGGGCGACGACCTCTGGATGGCGAGGTACCTCCTGCACAGAGTCGCTGAAGATTTTGGTGTCACGGTCAGTTTAGACCCAAAGCCCATCCCCGGCGACTGGAACGGCGCCGGCATGCACACCAACTTCTCCACGGCGGCCATGCGTGAACCAAACGGCATCACGGCCATTGAGACGGCCATCGAGAAGCTCGGCAAGGTCCACTCGGAGCACATCAGGGCCTACGACCCCCACGGAGGCAAGGACAACGAGCGCCGCCTCACGGGCCTCCACGAGACGTCGTCCATCCACGACTTCTCCGCCGGCGTGGCCAACAGGGGCGCCTCCATCCGCATCCCCAGGGGCGTGGCCGAGGAGAAGACGGGCTACCTGGAGGACCGCCGCCCCTCGTCCAACGCCGACCCGTACGTCGTGTCCGAGAGGCTCGTCCGCACCATCTGCCTCGACGAGAGTTAA